In Notolabrus celidotus isolate fNotCel1 unplaced genomic scaffold, fNotCel1.pri scaffold_607_arrow_ctg1, whole genome shotgun sequence, the genomic stretch cagacaacaggtggaaatgagaggcaattagcaagacaacccctataaaggaatggttctgcaggtggaggccacagaccatttctggtcatttttatgttatttggttctcaacacattccactttgtaatgaataaagattttcaactggatTATGTCATTAATCGAgatctaggatgggttgtttaagtgttccctttatttttttgagcagtgtatattGGAAATTATAAAAGAAGCACAAGCAAAATATACCAAAACATGGTGCACCTCATGCTTTTACCCTTCATTGCATCAGTATCTGTATCAGTCGGCTAGCAGACGCTTGTTTGGCAGGTTGAGTTTGATCTGAACACCAGCTGACATCCTCATGGGCAAATCATACCTGGTGACAGATCTGACCCTCATCACTGCGTCCTTTATCAGAAGGTTGGTTGACCCTCTCTTGAGCGGAGGCGAAACAAACACTggtatttgtatgtttttaaggcCCTTACTGGAAAGCTTCCCTCCTACGTTGCAGACTAGTTGGAGTGGAATTAAGGATCCTACATGACTcactcttctgattggctcgttTTGAAAGCACCTCGAGTTTACACTGAACCCTGTAGATCAGCATTCTCCCTAAATCATGGACTACCCTCCAGCAGACTTTAAAGATGATATCTATTCCCTCTTCTGTagagtttaagactttgatctcagacctCTGTGTCTCAGAttgatctgttttaattaatctattgttttatgaatgatcatgtgtgtttgtttcattgtttcTGGGATCTTGaagacattggaaatgagggaaacctcaatgttttcgagaataaataaaggttttgaagtCTTGTGGGTCGACTATTCCTAAACTATACAAAATCCATCTTGGAGGGTGCCACAAGAGGTCTTTTGGAGACCATTATGATTGATGATTTGAGACTGTAAACTCACTTGTCTGGGTACTCGATGTCGTCAATCGTGTCAGGCAGCGGCATGCCTTTGGTTTCAGGAAGCAGCAGCACCAAGCCACCGGCCACGAAAGCCAGAGACCCTGAACGACACAACATAACATGATATTAACTCCTAACACAATAGCTCTTTAAAAGGTGATGTTGACATTCAAGTTTTATAGCATCTGGCATTTTTAACCGAATCTGAAACCCACCAAAGATGATAAGCGGCAGCTCCAGCCAGATGACGGCCAGCCTGTAGAGCAGGAACGGAGCTACGATGCCTCCGATGTCACAGAGAGTGGAGCAAACAGACACTCCCAGGTTCCTACAGAGAGGGCAATGAAAGATTGATTTAATCAGGCCCTTAAATCTCTCCAAAATTAATGTTTAGGGGTCAGTTTGCAGATTTTACCTGACAAACGTCGGGTAGAGCTCAGTGTTGACGAACACCACCATCTCAAAGGCCATGGTGATCCCCAGCCGACCGATGCAGGCCACCACCGTCTTAAACCAGAACATACCTGCAAGATCAGAGACGAGAGTTTAAACACAATCACCAACAACCAGAGTACAACTATCTGCCTCCTCTCCACACGTCCGCTAAGTCTTACTGTCTGGGATGAAGGCGGTGATGAAGCAGGAGGCTCCGGCTACGATGTTAGCTGAGGCGAAGGGAAGACGTCGTCCAATACGTTCGATggtgaagaggatgaggaaggcTGCAGGGAACTCCACCAGACCGGAGATGAGGAAGTCGATGTAGACGTTTCCTCCGAGGATACCCAGCCTCATGATCAAACCCTGGTAGACGATGGCGCTGGTGAACCTGGAGGAGACGACAGCAGAGAGGTTTAAAGACATCTCCAGTACATGATGTTTTAAATGTCAACCATTAGCATctttttttaagattaaaggAGGTTCAAAGATTTACCAAGAATAAAGTACCCAGAACTTCTCACTACGCATCgacaaccacacagtcacaccctccccagtagtccgtaacctcggcatcatcctcgaccccaccctctccttcaaacctcacatcagaaacatcaggcacggctcagatcctctctctcctcctctgctgcagaaaccctcatccacgccttcataacctccagactgaactattgcaacagcattctcTACGGCCTCCTCTCCACcgacctcaaaaaacttcaatatgtccaaaattcagctgcccgtttactcacccactcccgctccagagcccacatcacacccaaccttcagcacctccactggctccccattcagcaccgaatccacttcaagatcctgctcatcacccacaaagccctcaataacctcgccccctcttacctgaccgacctcctcaaacgccactccccatctcgccgcctcagatcctcagatgccaacctcctgtcccctatcaccaagaccaagcaccgcaccttgggggacagagcctttaccatcactgcccccactctctggaactctctccctccacacatccacaactctgactctctcctctctttcaaaaacaacctcaagaccttcctgttccaaaaagcataccacacatgacctctccccccgccccacctctgtccctattttgtttgtttttatttatgtgttttattttctttctttagttttcatcttatgtaaagcgactttgagtgctaagaaaagcgctatataaattctatgaattattaatattattattattattattattaataaagtaAGCTACCAGTagtgttttaaccctcctgttatgttgcgggtcaaattgaccctttttaagttcaaaaattgaaaaaaaaaatgttaaatgtaacttttcggtgtgaaacttcttctgccTAGCTTAATATGTGTAatcaacatatacaatgaaaaataTTCATTTGTCATATTTCCAACCCCCTGCATGTTTGACTGccggtcaatttgacctggcagtcaaagtggaggctgaaaggagtcagaagtgtcaaatactaattgtttctttgcaactgtgtgacacgcacgcacgcacgcacgcacgcacgcacgcacgcacgcacgcacgcacgcacgcacgcacgcacgcacgcacgcacgcacgcacgcacgcacgcatttAAAtgtggttagtaatggagttaaaaatttgattttaaaaaacatgtgtattgggatttttttgggttctgacacttttggataattgaataagccccgggtcaaattgacccaggaacattattgctgttccagagaaacgaacataacaggagggttaaggaacCCCTTTTCTCACATTGAAACACTGACTCCTCACATTTGCAGTAAACACACTCACCAGTTGTAGCTGAGGATGAGGGtgtgtttcctcatttttggAGTTCTGATCAGGTCCATGAAGGAGGCGGTGTTGGAGTCCGCGTTGTCGTCAGTGAGAGTCTGAGGGATCAAACATAAACGTTGACTGATGCTGCTGATACACGTTGAAAAGGTAAGCTACTATATGAAGCTTTGAATCGCTTTCTCTTTCCCCTGTGAAGAGACGTAACGTGACTGAAACAATCTCTTTGGAAGTtgctctcttcctgatcttccagctgtttaacatgcttgattctgattggtccaaatcaaggttattatagttttgcatttttcattagtttttatttttatttcgttttgactttttgtttttaatttcagtttagttttaattagtttttgaagcgggtttgctagtttagtttagtttctattttttgaaaatgcttagttttggtttagtttttattagtttcagtattagttttagtcttttttgcctgtgtgcctggccgggggttagcttctgtttcagggtaaggggGCTGGGcgctctctcttgccttgacaaggtatgctaggttagccgtcttgtgtgagcttt encodes the following:
- the LOC117809929 gene encoding solute carrier family 22 member 3-like; the encoded protein is LTFSTCISSISQRLCLIPQTLTDDNADSNTASFMDLIRTPKMRKHTLILSYNWFTSAIVYQGLIMRLGILGGNVYIDFLISGLVEFPAAFLILFTIERIGRRLPFASANIVAGASCFITAFIPDSMFWFKTVVACIGRLGITMAFEMVVFVNTELYPTFVRNLGVSVCSTLCDIGGIVAPFLLYRLAVIWLELPLIIFGSLAFVAGGLVLLLPETKGMPLPDTIDDIEYPDK